One genomic region from Siniperca chuatsi isolate FFG_IHB_CAS linkage group LG18, ASM2008510v1, whole genome shotgun sequence encodes:
- the scarb1 gene encoding scavenger receptor class B member 1 isoform X1 → MPITKASVAVGFIVAGALTAVFGAVLLFVGPVIMNDQIIKNTVIDPKNEMSYTMWKDVPVPFFMSVYFFNVLNPQEILAGEKPMVEQRGPYVYRKRIQKDNITFHPNNTVSYREYRRYYFEPSMSVGNESDVVTIPNMLVLGAAVMMENLPYAVRLMISATFKTFDEGPFLTKTVGELMWGYDSVLVEFLNRYLPGMLPSTGKFGLFADFNNSNTGLFTIFTGRGDIRNVHKVDSWNGLTELSNWGTPQCNMINGTAGQMWPPFMTKESTLPFYSPDACRSMELVYQRPGEMKGIPLYRFVAPKTLFANGTDYAPNEGFCPCRQSGLLNVSSCRHNSPVFISHPHFFNADPVLLDYVQGLHPTEEEHGLFIDIHPLTGVPLNVSIRLQLNLYMKRVSGITETGKISEVVMPMIWFEESGYIDGPILTTFHTNLVVLPAVMEYMQYGFIGFGLAMIIIAALVLHKVKRSHSNATLTSTVVENPGASGKEPVKGPHDHETKEKCIMSNSEK, encoded by the exons ATGCCCATCACTAAAGCCAGCGTGGCTGTTGGATTTATAGTGGCAGGGGCTCTGACGGCTGTCTTTGGAGCAGTTCTTCTGTTTGTGGGACCAGTGATAATGAACGACCAAATAATAAAG AACACAGTGATCGACCCAAAGAATGAGATGTCCTACACCATGTGGAAGGACGTCCCTGTGCCCTTCTTCATGTCCGTCTACTTCTTCAACGTCCTCAACCCTCAGGAGATACTGGCTGGAGAGAAGCCCATGGTGGAGCAGAGAGGACCTTATGTGTACAG AAAACGCATTCAGAAAGACAACATCACATTTCATCCCAACAACACGGTGTCCTACAGGGAGTACAGGCGATACTACTTTGAGCCTTCCATGTCTGTAGGGAACGAGTCTGATGTCGTCACGATTCCCAACATGTTGGTGCTG GGTGCAGCAGTCATGATGGAGAACCTGCCCTATGCGGTACGTTTAATGATCAGCGCCACCTTCAAGACTTTCGACGAGGGGCCCTTCCTGACCAAGACAGTAGGGGAGCTGATGTGGGGTTATGACAGTGTACTGGTTGAGTTCCTCAATAGATACCTGCCCGGCATGCTGCCCTCAACCGGAAAGTTTGGCCTCTTTGCTGAC TTCAACAACTCCAACACCGGCCTGTTCACCATCTTCACTGGACGAGGCGACATCAGGAACGTCCACAAAGTCGACTCCTGGAACGGCCTGACGGAG CTGAGCAACTGGGGGACTCCTCAGTGTAACATGATCAATGGAACAGCTGGACAGATGTGGCCCCCCTTCATGACCAAAGAGAGCACTTTACCTTTCTACAGCCCTGACGCCTGCAG ATCTATGGAGCTTGTTTACCAGCGTCCTGGCGAGATGAAGGGCATCCCTCTGTATCGATTTGTTGCACCCAAGACCCTGTTCGCCAATGGGACAGACTACGCTCCCAATGAAGGCTTCTGCCCGTGTAGACAGTCCGGGCTGCTGAACGTCAGCAGCTGCCGCCACA ACTCTCCAGTCTTCATCTCTCATCCTCACTTCTTTAATGCGGATCCTGTGCTGCTGGACTATGTGCAGGGCCTTCATCCAACTGAGGAAGAGCATGGCCTCTTCATAGACATTCATCCA CTAACAGGCGTCCCACTGAATGTCTCCATCCGTCTGCAGCTCAACCTCTACATGAAGAGAGTGTCAGGAATTAC AGAAACTGGCAAGATTTCTGAGGTGGTGATGCCAATGATCTGGTTTGAGGAG AGCGGCTATATCGACGGCCCCATCCTCACTACGTTCCACACAAACCTGGTTGTTCTACCTGCTGTAATGGAGTATATGCAGTATGGCTTCATTGGCTTCGGCCTGGCAATGATAATAATTGCCGCCCTGGTGCTTCACAAAGTGAAG
- the scarb1 gene encoding scavenger receptor class B member 1 isoform X3, with amino-acid sequence MPITKASVAVGFIVAGALTAVFGAVLLFVGPVIMNDQIIKNTVIDPKNEMSYTMWKDVPVPFFMSVYFFNVLNPQEILAGEKPMVEQRGPYVYRKRIQKDNITFHPNNTVSYREYRRYYFEPSMSVGNESDVVTIPNMLVLGAAVMMENLPYAVRLMISATFKTFDEGPFLTKTVGELMWGYDSVLVEFLNRYLPGMLPSTGKFGLFADFNNSNTGLFTIFTGRGDIRNVHKVDSWNGLTELSNWGTPQCNMINGTAGQMWPPFMTKESTLPFYSPDACRSMELVYQRPGEMKGIPLYRFVAPKTLFANGTDYAPNEGFCPCRQSGLLNVSSCRHNSPVFISHPHFFNADPVLLDYVQGLHPTEEEHGLFIDIHPLTGVPLNVSIRLQLNLYMKRVSGITETGKISEVVMPMIWFEESGYIDGPILTTFHTNLVVLPAVMEYMQYGFIGFGLAMIIIAALVLHKVKRSEGEGSKTPDGDTSTSAEDKDPLLQDDLD; translated from the exons ATGCCCATCACTAAAGCCAGCGTGGCTGTTGGATTTATAGTGGCAGGGGCTCTGACGGCTGTCTTTGGAGCAGTTCTTCTGTTTGTGGGACCAGTGATAATGAACGACCAAATAATAAAG AACACAGTGATCGACCCAAAGAATGAGATGTCCTACACCATGTGGAAGGACGTCCCTGTGCCCTTCTTCATGTCCGTCTACTTCTTCAACGTCCTCAACCCTCAGGAGATACTGGCTGGAGAGAAGCCCATGGTGGAGCAGAGAGGACCTTATGTGTACAG AAAACGCATTCAGAAAGACAACATCACATTTCATCCCAACAACACGGTGTCCTACAGGGAGTACAGGCGATACTACTTTGAGCCTTCCATGTCTGTAGGGAACGAGTCTGATGTCGTCACGATTCCCAACATGTTGGTGCTG GGTGCAGCAGTCATGATGGAGAACCTGCCCTATGCGGTACGTTTAATGATCAGCGCCACCTTCAAGACTTTCGACGAGGGGCCCTTCCTGACCAAGACAGTAGGGGAGCTGATGTGGGGTTATGACAGTGTACTGGTTGAGTTCCTCAATAGATACCTGCCCGGCATGCTGCCCTCAACCGGAAAGTTTGGCCTCTTTGCTGAC TTCAACAACTCCAACACCGGCCTGTTCACCATCTTCACTGGACGAGGCGACATCAGGAACGTCCACAAAGTCGACTCCTGGAACGGCCTGACGGAG CTGAGCAACTGGGGGACTCCTCAGTGTAACATGATCAATGGAACAGCTGGACAGATGTGGCCCCCCTTCATGACCAAAGAGAGCACTTTACCTTTCTACAGCCCTGACGCCTGCAG ATCTATGGAGCTTGTTTACCAGCGTCCTGGCGAGATGAAGGGCATCCCTCTGTATCGATTTGTTGCACCCAAGACCCTGTTCGCCAATGGGACAGACTACGCTCCCAATGAAGGCTTCTGCCCGTGTAGACAGTCCGGGCTGCTGAACGTCAGCAGCTGCCGCCACA ACTCTCCAGTCTTCATCTCTCATCCTCACTTCTTTAATGCGGATCCTGTGCTGCTGGACTATGTGCAGGGCCTTCATCCAACTGAGGAAGAGCATGGCCTCTTCATAGACATTCATCCA CTAACAGGCGTCCCACTGAATGTCTCCATCCGTCTGCAGCTCAACCTCTACATGAAGAGAGTGTCAGGAATTAC AGAAACTGGCAAGATTTCTGAGGTGGTGATGCCAATGATCTGGTTTGAGGAG AGCGGCTATATCGACGGCCCCATCCTCACTACGTTCCACACAAACCTGGTTGTTCTACCTGCTGTAATGGAGTATATGCAGTATGGCTTCATTGGCTTCGGCCTGGCAATGATAATAATTGCCGCCCTGGTGCTTCACAAAGTGAAG
- the scarb1 gene encoding scavenger receptor class B member 1 isoform X5: MPITKASVAVGFIVAGALTAVFGAVLLFVGPVIMNDQIIKNTVIDPKNEMSYTMWKDVPVPFFMSVYFFNVLNPQEILAGEKPMVEQRGPYVYRKRIQKDNITFHPNNTVSYREYRRYYFEPSMSVGNESDVVTIPNMLVLGAAVMMENLPYAVRLMISATFKTFDEGPFLTKTVGELMWGYDSVLVEFLNRYLPGMLPSTGKFGLFADFNNSNTGLFTIFTGRGDIRNVHKVDSWNGLTELSNWGTPQCNMINGTAGQMWPPFMTKESTLPFYSPDACRSMELVYQRPGEMKGIPLYRFVAPKTLFANGTDYAPNEGFCPCRQSGLLNVSSCRHNSPVFISHPHFFNADPVLLDYVQGLHPTEEEHGLFIDIHPLTGVPLNVSIRLQLNLYMKRVSGITETGKISEVVMPMIWFEESGYIDGPILTTFHTNLVVLPAVMEYMQYGFIGFGLAMIIIAALVLHKVKASGKEPVKGPHDHETKEKCIMSNSEK, translated from the exons ATGCCCATCACTAAAGCCAGCGTGGCTGTTGGATTTATAGTGGCAGGGGCTCTGACGGCTGTCTTTGGAGCAGTTCTTCTGTTTGTGGGACCAGTGATAATGAACGACCAAATAATAAAG AACACAGTGATCGACCCAAAGAATGAGATGTCCTACACCATGTGGAAGGACGTCCCTGTGCCCTTCTTCATGTCCGTCTACTTCTTCAACGTCCTCAACCCTCAGGAGATACTGGCTGGAGAGAAGCCCATGGTGGAGCAGAGAGGACCTTATGTGTACAG AAAACGCATTCAGAAAGACAACATCACATTTCATCCCAACAACACGGTGTCCTACAGGGAGTACAGGCGATACTACTTTGAGCCTTCCATGTCTGTAGGGAACGAGTCTGATGTCGTCACGATTCCCAACATGTTGGTGCTG GGTGCAGCAGTCATGATGGAGAACCTGCCCTATGCGGTACGTTTAATGATCAGCGCCACCTTCAAGACTTTCGACGAGGGGCCCTTCCTGACCAAGACAGTAGGGGAGCTGATGTGGGGTTATGACAGTGTACTGGTTGAGTTCCTCAATAGATACCTGCCCGGCATGCTGCCCTCAACCGGAAAGTTTGGCCTCTTTGCTGAC TTCAACAACTCCAACACCGGCCTGTTCACCATCTTCACTGGACGAGGCGACATCAGGAACGTCCACAAAGTCGACTCCTGGAACGGCCTGACGGAG CTGAGCAACTGGGGGACTCCTCAGTGTAACATGATCAATGGAACAGCTGGACAGATGTGGCCCCCCTTCATGACCAAAGAGAGCACTTTACCTTTCTACAGCCCTGACGCCTGCAG ATCTATGGAGCTTGTTTACCAGCGTCCTGGCGAGATGAAGGGCATCCCTCTGTATCGATTTGTTGCACCCAAGACCCTGTTCGCCAATGGGACAGACTACGCTCCCAATGAAGGCTTCTGCCCGTGTAGACAGTCCGGGCTGCTGAACGTCAGCAGCTGCCGCCACA ACTCTCCAGTCTTCATCTCTCATCCTCACTTCTTTAATGCGGATCCTGTGCTGCTGGACTATGTGCAGGGCCTTCATCCAACTGAGGAAGAGCATGGCCTCTTCATAGACATTCATCCA CTAACAGGCGTCCCACTGAATGTCTCCATCCGTCTGCAGCTCAACCTCTACATGAAGAGAGTGTCAGGAATTAC AGAAACTGGCAAGATTTCTGAGGTGGTGATGCCAATGATCTGGTTTGAGGAG AGCGGCTATATCGACGGCCCCATCCTCACTACGTTCCACACAAACCTGGTTGTTCTACCTGCTGTAATGGAGTATATGCAGTATGGCTTCATTGGCTTCGGCCTGGCAATGATAATAATTGCCGCCCTGGTGCTTCACAAAGTGAAG
- the scarb1 gene encoding scavenger receptor class B member 1 isoform X7: protein MPITKASVAVGFIVAGALTAVFGAVLLFVGPVIMNDQIIKNTVIDPKNEMSYTMWKDVPVPFFMSVYFFNVLNPQEILAGEKPMVEQRGPYVYRKRIQKDNITFHPNNTVSYREYRRYYFEPSMSVGNESDVVTIPNMLVLGAAVMMENLPYAVRLMISATFKTFDEGPFLTKTVGELMWGYDSVLVEFLNRYLPGMLPSTGKFGLFADFNNSNTGLFTIFTGRGDIRNVHKVDSWNGLTELSNWGTPQCNMINGTAGQMWPPFMTKESTLPFYSPDACRSMELVYQRPGEMKGIPLYRFVAPKTLFANGTDYAPNEGFCPCRQSGLLNVSSCRHNSPVFISHPHFFNADPVLLDYVQGLHPTEEEHGLFIDIHPIWLDSSDMDAAVVDCWPPPTPPSSTLIDQEEEMNKLVLNHVL, encoded by the exons ATGCCCATCACTAAAGCCAGCGTGGCTGTTGGATTTATAGTGGCAGGGGCTCTGACGGCTGTCTTTGGAGCAGTTCTTCTGTTTGTGGGACCAGTGATAATGAACGACCAAATAATAAAG AACACAGTGATCGACCCAAAGAATGAGATGTCCTACACCATGTGGAAGGACGTCCCTGTGCCCTTCTTCATGTCCGTCTACTTCTTCAACGTCCTCAACCCTCAGGAGATACTGGCTGGAGAGAAGCCCATGGTGGAGCAGAGAGGACCTTATGTGTACAG AAAACGCATTCAGAAAGACAACATCACATTTCATCCCAACAACACGGTGTCCTACAGGGAGTACAGGCGATACTACTTTGAGCCTTCCATGTCTGTAGGGAACGAGTCTGATGTCGTCACGATTCCCAACATGTTGGTGCTG GGTGCAGCAGTCATGATGGAGAACCTGCCCTATGCGGTACGTTTAATGATCAGCGCCACCTTCAAGACTTTCGACGAGGGGCCCTTCCTGACCAAGACAGTAGGGGAGCTGATGTGGGGTTATGACAGTGTACTGGTTGAGTTCCTCAATAGATACCTGCCCGGCATGCTGCCCTCAACCGGAAAGTTTGGCCTCTTTGCTGAC TTCAACAACTCCAACACCGGCCTGTTCACCATCTTCACTGGACGAGGCGACATCAGGAACGTCCACAAAGTCGACTCCTGGAACGGCCTGACGGAG CTGAGCAACTGGGGGACTCCTCAGTGTAACATGATCAATGGAACAGCTGGACAGATGTGGCCCCCCTTCATGACCAAAGAGAGCACTTTACCTTTCTACAGCCCTGACGCCTGCAG ATCTATGGAGCTTGTTTACCAGCGTCCTGGCGAGATGAAGGGCATCCCTCTGTATCGATTTGTTGCACCCAAGACCCTGTTCGCCAATGGGACAGACTACGCTCCCAATGAAGGCTTCTGCCCGTGTAGACAGTCCGGGCTGCTGAACGTCAGCAGCTGCCGCCACA ACTCTCCAGTCTTCATCTCTCATCCTCACTTCTTTAATGCGGATCCTGTGCTGCTGGACTATGTGCAGGGCCTTCATCCAACTGAGGAAGAGCATGGCCTCTTCATAGACATTCATCCA ATCTGGTTGGATAGCTCAGACATGGACGCCGCTGTAGTGGACTGTTGGCCTCCACCCACACCTCCTTCCTCCACTTTGATAGATCAGGAGGAGGAAATGAATAAACTAGTCCTTAACCACGTTCTTTAG
- the scarb1 gene encoding scavenger receptor class B member 1 isoform X4 — translation MNKSKVAVGFVAAGVLTVFFGTVLAFVGPIIVDDQVVKNTVIDPKNEMSYTMWKDVPVPFFMSVYFFNVLNPQEILAGEKPMVEQRGPYVYRKRIQKDNITFHPNNTVSYREYRRYYFEPSMSVGNESDVVTIPNMLVLGAAVMMENLPYAVRLMISATFKTFDEGPFLTKTVGELMWGYDSVLVEFLNRYLPGMLPSTGKFGLFADFNNSNTGLFTIFTGRGDIRNVHKVDSWNGLTELSNWGTPQCNMINGTAGQMWPPFMTKESTLPFYSPDACRSMELVYQRPGEMKGIPLYRFVAPKTLFANGTDYAPNEGFCPCRQSGLLNVSSCRHNSPVFISHPHFFNADPVLLDYVQGLHPTEEEHGLFIDIHPLTGVPLNVSIRLQLNLYMKRVSGITETGKISEVVMPMIWFEESGYIDGPILTTFHTNLVVLPAVMEYMQYGFIGFGLAMIIIAALVLHKVKRSEGEGSKTPDGDTSTSAEDKDPLLQDDLD, via the exons ATGAATAAATCCAAAGTCGCTGTCGGGTTCGTAGCTGCAGGCGTCCTCACGGTGTTCTTCGGGACGGTTCTTGCTTTTGTGGGACCAATAATCGTCGACGACCAGGTAGTAAAG AACACAGTGATCGACCCAAAGAATGAGATGTCCTACACCATGTGGAAGGACGTCCCTGTGCCCTTCTTCATGTCCGTCTACTTCTTCAACGTCCTCAACCCTCAGGAGATACTGGCTGGAGAGAAGCCCATGGTGGAGCAGAGAGGACCTTATGTGTACAG AAAACGCATTCAGAAAGACAACATCACATTTCATCCCAACAACACGGTGTCCTACAGGGAGTACAGGCGATACTACTTTGAGCCTTCCATGTCTGTAGGGAACGAGTCTGATGTCGTCACGATTCCCAACATGTTGGTGCTG GGTGCAGCAGTCATGATGGAGAACCTGCCCTATGCGGTACGTTTAATGATCAGCGCCACCTTCAAGACTTTCGACGAGGGGCCCTTCCTGACCAAGACAGTAGGGGAGCTGATGTGGGGTTATGACAGTGTACTGGTTGAGTTCCTCAATAGATACCTGCCCGGCATGCTGCCCTCAACCGGAAAGTTTGGCCTCTTTGCTGAC TTCAACAACTCCAACACCGGCCTGTTCACCATCTTCACTGGACGAGGCGACATCAGGAACGTCCACAAAGTCGACTCCTGGAACGGCCTGACGGAG CTGAGCAACTGGGGGACTCCTCAGTGTAACATGATCAATGGAACAGCTGGACAGATGTGGCCCCCCTTCATGACCAAAGAGAGCACTTTACCTTTCTACAGCCCTGACGCCTGCAG ATCTATGGAGCTTGTTTACCAGCGTCCTGGCGAGATGAAGGGCATCCCTCTGTATCGATTTGTTGCACCCAAGACCCTGTTCGCCAATGGGACAGACTACGCTCCCAATGAAGGCTTCTGCCCGTGTAGACAGTCCGGGCTGCTGAACGTCAGCAGCTGCCGCCACA ACTCTCCAGTCTTCATCTCTCATCCTCACTTCTTTAATGCGGATCCTGTGCTGCTGGACTATGTGCAGGGCCTTCATCCAACTGAGGAAGAGCATGGCCTCTTCATAGACATTCATCCA CTAACAGGCGTCCCACTGAATGTCTCCATCCGTCTGCAGCTCAACCTCTACATGAAGAGAGTGTCAGGAATTAC AGAAACTGGCAAGATTTCTGAGGTGGTGATGCCAATGATCTGGTTTGAGGAG AGCGGCTATATCGACGGCCCCATCCTCACTACGTTCCACACAAACCTGGTTGTTCTACCTGCTGTAATGGAGTATATGCAGTATGGCTTCATTGGCTTCGGCCTGGCAATGATAATAATTGCCGCCCTGGTGCTTCACAAAGTGAAG
- the scarb1 gene encoding scavenger receptor class B member 1 isoform X2 — protein MNKSKVAVGFVAAGVLTVFFGTVLAFVGPIIVDDQVVKNTVIDPKNEMSYTMWKDVPVPFFMSVYFFNVLNPQEILAGEKPMVEQRGPYVYRKRIQKDNITFHPNNTVSYREYRRYYFEPSMSVGNESDVVTIPNMLVLGAAVMMENLPYAVRLMISATFKTFDEGPFLTKTVGELMWGYDSVLVEFLNRYLPGMLPSTGKFGLFADFNNSNTGLFTIFTGRGDIRNVHKVDSWNGLTELSNWGTPQCNMINGTAGQMWPPFMTKESTLPFYSPDACRSMELVYQRPGEMKGIPLYRFVAPKTLFANGTDYAPNEGFCPCRQSGLLNVSSCRHNSPVFISHPHFFNADPVLLDYVQGLHPTEEEHGLFIDIHPLTGVPLNVSIRLQLNLYMKRVSGITETGKISEVVMPMIWFEESGYIDGPILTTFHTNLVVLPAVMEYMQYGFIGFGLAMIIIAALVLHKVKRSHSNATLTSTVVENPGASGKEPVKGPHDHETKEKCIMSNSEK, from the exons ATGAATAAATCCAAAGTCGCTGTCGGGTTCGTAGCTGCAGGCGTCCTCACGGTGTTCTTCGGGACGGTTCTTGCTTTTGTGGGACCAATAATCGTCGACGACCAGGTAGTAAAG AACACAGTGATCGACCCAAAGAATGAGATGTCCTACACCATGTGGAAGGACGTCCCTGTGCCCTTCTTCATGTCCGTCTACTTCTTCAACGTCCTCAACCCTCAGGAGATACTGGCTGGAGAGAAGCCCATGGTGGAGCAGAGAGGACCTTATGTGTACAG AAAACGCATTCAGAAAGACAACATCACATTTCATCCCAACAACACGGTGTCCTACAGGGAGTACAGGCGATACTACTTTGAGCCTTCCATGTCTGTAGGGAACGAGTCTGATGTCGTCACGATTCCCAACATGTTGGTGCTG GGTGCAGCAGTCATGATGGAGAACCTGCCCTATGCGGTACGTTTAATGATCAGCGCCACCTTCAAGACTTTCGACGAGGGGCCCTTCCTGACCAAGACAGTAGGGGAGCTGATGTGGGGTTATGACAGTGTACTGGTTGAGTTCCTCAATAGATACCTGCCCGGCATGCTGCCCTCAACCGGAAAGTTTGGCCTCTTTGCTGAC TTCAACAACTCCAACACCGGCCTGTTCACCATCTTCACTGGACGAGGCGACATCAGGAACGTCCACAAAGTCGACTCCTGGAACGGCCTGACGGAG CTGAGCAACTGGGGGACTCCTCAGTGTAACATGATCAATGGAACAGCTGGACAGATGTGGCCCCCCTTCATGACCAAAGAGAGCACTTTACCTTTCTACAGCCCTGACGCCTGCAG ATCTATGGAGCTTGTTTACCAGCGTCCTGGCGAGATGAAGGGCATCCCTCTGTATCGATTTGTTGCACCCAAGACCCTGTTCGCCAATGGGACAGACTACGCTCCCAATGAAGGCTTCTGCCCGTGTAGACAGTCCGGGCTGCTGAACGTCAGCAGCTGCCGCCACA ACTCTCCAGTCTTCATCTCTCATCCTCACTTCTTTAATGCGGATCCTGTGCTGCTGGACTATGTGCAGGGCCTTCATCCAACTGAGGAAGAGCATGGCCTCTTCATAGACATTCATCCA CTAACAGGCGTCCCACTGAATGTCTCCATCCGTCTGCAGCTCAACCTCTACATGAAGAGAGTGTCAGGAATTAC AGAAACTGGCAAGATTTCTGAGGTGGTGATGCCAATGATCTGGTTTGAGGAG AGCGGCTATATCGACGGCCCCATCCTCACTACGTTCCACACAAACCTGGTTGTTCTACCTGCTGTAATGGAGTATATGCAGTATGGCTTCATTGGCTTCGGCCTGGCAATGATAATAATTGCCGCCCTGGTGCTTCACAAAGTGAAG
- the scarb1 gene encoding scavenger receptor class B member 1 isoform X8: MNKSKVAVGFVAAGVLTVFFGTVLAFVGPIIVDDQVVKNTVIDPKNEMSYTMWKDVPVPFFMSVYFFNVLNPQEILAGEKPMVEQRGPYVYRKRIQKDNITFHPNNTVSYREYRRYYFEPSMSVGNESDVVTIPNMLVLGAAVMMENLPYAVRLMISATFKTFDEGPFLTKTVGELMWGYDSVLVEFLNRYLPGMLPSTGKFGLFADFNNSNTGLFTIFTGRGDIRNVHKVDSWNGLTELSNWGTPQCNMINGTAGQMWPPFMTKESTLPFYSPDACRSMELVYQRPGEMKGIPLYRFVAPKTLFANGTDYAPNEGFCPCRQSGLLNVSSCRHNSPVFISHPHFFNADPVLLDYVQGLHPTEEEHGLFIDIHPIWLDSSDMDAAVVDCWPPPTPPSSTLIDQEEEMNKLVLNHVL; the protein is encoded by the exons ATGAATAAATCCAAAGTCGCTGTCGGGTTCGTAGCTGCAGGCGTCCTCACGGTGTTCTTCGGGACGGTTCTTGCTTTTGTGGGACCAATAATCGTCGACGACCAGGTAGTAAAG AACACAGTGATCGACCCAAAGAATGAGATGTCCTACACCATGTGGAAGGACGTCCCTGTGCCCTTCTTCATGTCCGTCTACTTCTTCAACGTCCTCAACCCTCAGGAGATACTGGCTGGAGAGAAGCCCATGGTGGAGCAGAGAGGACCTTATGTGTACAG AAAACGCATTCAGAAAGACAACATCACATTTCATCCCAACAACACGGTGTCCTACAGGGAGTACAGGCGATACTACTTTGAGCCTTCCATGTCTGTAGGGAACGAGTCTGATGTCGTCACGATTCCCAACATGTTGGTGCTG GGTGCAGCAGTCATGATGGAGAACCTGCCCTATGCGGTACGTTTAATGATCAGCGCCACCTTCAAGACTTTCGACGAGGGGCCCTTCCTGACCAAGACAGTAGGGGAGCTGATGTGGGGTTATGACAGTGTACTGGTTGAGTTCCTCAATAGATACCTGCCCGGCATGCTGCCCTCAACCGGAAAGTTTGGCCTCTTTGCTGAC TTCAACAACTCCAACACCGGCCTGTTCACCATCTTCACTGGACGAGGCGACATCAGGAACGTCCACAAAGTCGACTCCTGGAACGGCCTGACGGAG CTGAGCAACTGGGGGACTCCTCAGTGTAACATGATCAATGGAACAGCTGGACAGATGTGGCCCCCCTTCATGACCAAAGAGAGCACTTTACCTTTCTACAGCCCTGACGCCTGCAG ATCTATGGAGCTTGTTTACCAGCGTCCTGGCGAGATGAAGGGCATCCCTCTGTATCGATTTGTTGCACCCAAGACCCTGTTCGCCAATGGGACAGACTACGCTCCCAATGAAGGCTTCTGCCCGTGTAGACAGTCCGGGCTGCTGAACGTCAGCAGCTGCCGCCACA ACTCTCCAGTCTTCATCTCTCATCCTCACTTCTTTAATGCGGATCCTGTGCTGCTGGACTATGTGCAGGGCCTTCATCCAACTGAGGAAGAGCATGGCCTCTTCATAGACATTCATCCA ATCTGGTTGGATAGCTCAGACATGGACGCCGCTGTAGTGGACTGTTGGCCTCCACCCACACCTCCTTCCTCCACTTTGATAGATCAGGAGGAGGAAATGAATAAACTAGTCCTTAACCACGTTCTTTAG